The DNA sequence CTTCGTGCGGGGGGGGAACTGTCGGAATAATTCCATCTGAATTTAGCACCCGGATTGATCCCTTCCGCGAATAACGCCGATTTGATCGCGACGCCGAACGATCCAGAGGGTGATGCATAAAAAATTTTGCAGGCAAACTTGCGGTCAACTCCGTCAGGGGTGACCTGTTTGGTCCTCTTCAAAAAACCGCGCCAGATCAGCAGAAATTCTACAGGCCACTCCTCACGGAGCCTAAAGACGCGCAAGCTTCCCCCGGTCTGCAAACGGTTCCCTCCGGACGGAATTTTGTGAACACGCCATTTCCTCCGGGGAACTGCGAGCCAGCTCAGGCCTCAGCCCGCAATTTGAATCACAGCCCAGTCCAGAAACTGCTTGCAAAATCCCTCCAAAATCTCTTACATCTCCCCATGAACCAACGCGATGGCGATGCGATGATTGCGCGGCTGCACGCGCAATGGCGAAATTCCCTGCAGCATTTCACTCCGCGCCGCAACCTGATCGCGAATGTCCCGGCGCCATACGGCATCCATGCCTTCATCACCAGCAGCATCGTGGCCGCGCCGCCCGGCTCCTGGCAGCATATTGCAAAGCTGGCCGGCCACTGCCGGTTCCATCATCACTGCCGGCAGCCTCGCCGTTTATGCTGCACAAGAAAACTTTATCAGAGTCGTTTTTCTGCCGGGCTTCCGACCGGCAGTCTGCAACAGGCCGCGGACTTGTGGCAGCCCGGCAATTTCGTCGTGTCATCGCAAAAGCCATGCTCGGCGGTTTCATTGCCACCTTTGCCTTGCCGATCATGACGAATCAACCCTCCACCTTGCAAGCAGAGCGGCATGATGACGCGCAACGGCACGCGGAACGTCGCCCGCCCTCTCCACCAGGGTAATCCGGCTGTAAGACAGGCAGAGAGGCCGGGCTGCGCAGGCGAACCGGGCAGACGCACAGCCTTGTCCACAAGCACTGCGCCGCGCCGAAGTGGTCGGTGAAGGATTGCCATTCCTGGCGCGGCCTGCCGCCGCAGCCAATTTGTCAACCGCGAAGCCGCCAAGGACGCGAAGTTTGGCATCAGATTTATCTTTTTCTCTTTGCGTTCCCCACGTCTTTGCAGTTCAAAAAAACTTCGCAGGCATGATAGTTTTTCCCGGGTAATACCATACAGCGATGGAACGAGTTGACATTTGCATCATCGGTGCCGGCCCGGCGGGGATTGCGACCGCTGCGGCGCTCCTCAAACTGCGGCCAGCGATGCGGGATCATATCCTGCTTCTCGAGAAAGACAAACATCCCCGTCACAAACTTTGCGGTGGCGGCCTCACGCCCTGGGTTGACCAACTGTTGCGTGATCTTGATTTGACCGCGCCGGCACCAGATTTTTGCGTCGAGCGCGTGCGGTTCTATCTCAACGATGAGCCGCTGCTCTTCGAAATTCCCGGATTGATGCGCACCATTCGCCGCAACGAGTTTGATGCCGCGTTGGCGGAGTGTCTGCGCCGCAAAGGGGTGCGGCTGCTGGAGAACACGGCGGTGCTCGCACTGCACGAAAAGGCCGATGGCATCATCATCTCCACCACCCGCGGTGATTATCACGCCGGCCTGGTGGTGGGCGCGGATGGCGCCAGGAGTCTGGTGCGGCGGCAGTTTTTTCGGGCCTCGCCCTCGCGGGTGTCACGCTTGCTGGAAGTGCTGGTGCCGGCGGCCGGCGCAGCCGCGGGGGAATTCGAGAGCCAGACCGTGGTCATCGATTTCCGCCCGATGCGTCAGGGCTTGCAGGGATATGTGTGGGATTTTCCGTGCTGGGTGAACGGCATGCCGCATCTCAATGTGGGACTGTTCGACAGCCGGGTTTACGACGGGCAAAACAGCGGGCGCGCGCATCTGCCGGATTTGCTCGCGCGCCATCTGGAAGCGCGCGGCTTTACGCCGACGACACCGCTGATGGGACATCCCGAGCGCTGGTTTCATCCGGCGGATCAATTCAGCCGGCCGCGTGTGCTGCTCGCAGGCGAGGCGGCGGGCATCGAACCGTGGCTGGGTGAAGGCATCTCCGCAGCGCTGGCTTACGGCCAGGTGGCGGCGGAGGCCATTGTGCATGCTTTCGAAGCGCGTGATTTTTCACTGGCAGACTACCGCCGCCGTATTCTCCGGCATCCGCTCGGCCGGCTGCTGCGGCGCAACCGCCTGATCGCGCGTTTGTTTTATGCACCGCGCTTTCACGCCCTGCTGCCGCTGTTTGCGCGGGTGCTGCACCGTTACGTCACGCTGAAACACAGGTGGACAGCCGCAAAAGAAAAGGGCCGCTGATGCCGGCAGCGCATCAACGGCCCGCGACTTTGGTGGAGACGGCGGGAATCGAACCCGCGTCCGAAGGCCAGTCAACGGAAACTTCTACATGCTTAGTCTGTTGCTCAATCTCGCATGCCTGACCGCAGCAGACAAAGGTCATCGCATGCCAGCCTGTGGATTCTCGCCCGCGATACCCAGACACAACCGCGGGCCAGCCACTGTTGTGACGCTCATTCATCCCCGAGTGGCGCGAGGCTGATGAGCGTGCCACCTAGTTGAAATTAGGCAGCAACAGCATACGCATAGTTGTCTGCGTTTAATTTTGATGCCCGGATATTTAACGAGGCTCCAGACAACCTCGACATGCTGTTCCCGCTTCCTCGACCCCCGTCGAAGCCATGTCGTCCCCATTTGCCGTTTTATTGAACGCGCCAAAATACGAAACCGTTTCACCCGAAGCAAGCCGAAATTCTTCGGAAATTTCCTGCAGAAGGCATCTGCCGGATCGCAGGATAAAGCCACGGTCCAACCGAGGCGGAACGGTTGTTCTTTGCGAAACCCCTGCGGCTGCGCCTGCCGGCAGGTTTTGGCTTTTGGATTTTTATCGCTTCGAAAAAAGTTGGCCGCATGGGGCTTCCAGTCTGCAGGCAGACGTCTGCGCTGCATTTTCATCGTGCTGGATGTACCAGTAGACATGACCCCAACCGGAAATTTTTGATGCCCGGCATACACGAGATTTTGCACAAATACTTTGGCCATGCTGCGTTTCGTGGCCAGCAGGAGACCATTATTCGCCACGTCCTGGCCGGCGGCCACGCCCTGGTCATCATGCCCACCGGCATGGGCAAATCACTGTGCTACCAGATTCCCGCCCTGATGCCGGGCGGCTTTGTCCTCGTGCTGTCGCCGCTGATCGCGCTGATGAAGGATCAAGTCGATGCCCTGGTCGCCAAAGGCATCGCCGCCGCCTGCCTCAACTCCTCGTTGAGTCGCAGCGAACGTGAAGCTCGCCACGCCGCGATCGCCGCCGGCGCCTATTGTCTGCTCTACGTTACGCCCGAACGCTTTCGCAAACCGGAGTTTCTCGACGTGATTCGCACGCGGCGGGTTTCGCTGCTGGCCGTGGACGAGGCCCATTGCATCAGCCAGTGGGGCCACGATTTCCGGCCCGACTATTCCCGCGTTGGCGAGATTCGTCGCCTGCTTGGCAATCCCCCCACCCTGGCGTTGACCGCGACTGCCACGCCGGAAGTGCAGCAGGACATCATCAGCCAGCTTGGGTTGTCGCGCGACCAGATCAAGCTCTTTCATGAAGGCATTGCGCGCCCCAATCTCCATCTTGCAGTGCGACAGGTGTGGGGGCAGGAGGAAAAGCTGGAGCACCTGCTGGCGATGTCACGGCGACTGCCGGGCAACGGCATCTGCTATTTTGCCCTCATCAAAACCCTGCAGGAATTCGGCGGACGCCTGCAGTCGCGGGGGCTGACCGCTTTGCAATACCACGGCGACCTGGACAGCGCTGAGCGCAGGCGCGTGCAGAACAAATTCATGCAGGGCGAAAATCAACTCGTGCTCGCCACCAATGCTTTTGGCATGGGGATCGACAAGGACAACATCCGCTTCGTGGTTCATGCCGAGGTGCCTGGGTCGCTCGAAGCCTACTATCAGGAAATCGGTCGCGCCGGCCGCGACGGCCAACGCTCCGATTGCCTGCTGCTTTATGACGAGCAGGATTTGCTCATTCAAATGGACTTTCTCAACTGGAACAATCCCGATGCCGCTTTCTACGACCGGCTTTACCGCCTGCTGCTCGAAGATGCCGAACAGGTCAATGCCTGCGGCCCGGAAGGACTCAAGGAAAAATTGCATTTCAAAAACCGGCATGATTACCGCCTGGAAACCGCGCTCGGCATGCTCGAACGTTATGGCGTCATCACCGGCAGTCTGGCGAACAAAGACCTGGCAGTCATCGGCGAACTGCCAGAGGAGCTTGCGGATCAAGCCTGGCTGGATCAGAAATTGAAGCGCGAGCAGCGGCGGCTTTACGCGCTGGTGCAATATGTCAAACATCAGGGTTGCCGCAAGGCGTTCATTCATGAGTATTTCGGCCTGAAGCATGCGGACACCTGCGGTGCCTGCGACTGGTGCCTGGCAGCGACGGCCTGAGACCGGCTGTGCCGCCTGATCCGTGTCCGTCGTGGCGGCACGAAATGTGAGAGACTTCATGTTGATTGGCGGGGATGACGAATGGCAGCCCCCGGCCGCAGACGTTGCGCAAGAGCGCTTCACCAGGCCACCGCCTGCCTTCCCCTGTTTTCTCCCAGGAAAATTGCACTGCCGCGAAATCGTTTGCCGGGATTTTCTTGCGAGCTCCACTTTCGCGGAAGGTTTTTGCCTGCCGGGATAAAGGTGACCCGCCTTCCCGCGTGCAGGGACCTCGCAAAGAGTAACCGTAACTCGAAATGGCGTTCCGGCGACCGTGCCGGCGGCAACAGCGCGGCATGCAGGTGCGAGCAACCGGCAGGCTTGCCTTTTCAGCAAAATCTGGTTATAATGCGCGCGCGTCAGGGTATTGCTTTAAATTGGACAGGCAGCTTGGTTTTGGGCACGGAAGACTCTGTAGCAACCATTGGAGGGTTTTATGCCGCGATTCATGTTGCTGTGGCTGGCGCTCATGCTGATTGTCCCGGGTCTGCTGTCCACCACGCAGGCACGGCAGGCGCAGGACGAGAAGGTCTTTCAGCAGATCTTTGGCAAAACGCAGGAGAGATTTGGCCAGGCCAAATCGGTGCAGGCCGACATTCTTGCGCCCGAGGCGTTTGGCCGGGCGCTGAAGAAGTACAATGAAGCGCGGGAAGATTTCCGCCGCGGCCGCGCGCTGGCAGACATCAACCGCAAGCTCGGTGAAATCAGTGTGGATTTGGACGCGGCGGTGAAAACCGCCAATCTCGGCAAGGTGGCGCTCGAAAAAGTGCTGCGCGCGCGGGATGATGCCCTGAAAGCCGCGGCCGAACAAAACGCCGCGGAGAAGTTCACGCTGGCCGACAAGGTGTTTGGCGAGGCCACCCGCCGGCTGGAGGGGGGTGATGTCAACGCCGCGCAAAAGAAGGGCGAGGAAGCCGAGCAGCTCTTTCGCGAAGCGGAATTGCATGCAATCAAAAACAGTGTGATCGGCAGTGTGCGCAGCCAGCTCGTGCAGGCGCGCACGGCCAGGATGGACCGCCTCGCGCCGGAGACATACCGCAAGGCGGAAGCACTGTTGGCGGAGGCGGAGAAGATTCTCAATACCAACCGCTATGCCGCCGGCTCGGCACGCGAGAAGGCGGAGGCGGCGGAATATGAAGTGCGCCACGCCCGGCATCTCGCCGAACAGATCCAGCGCGTCAAAGTTGACGAGACGCAATGGGAGAAATTTCTGCTCTCCTTGGAGCAGAAGATCGCCAGCATCGCCGCCGCGCTCGATTTTGAGCCGCAGTTCGAACAGGGCCTGGACAAGCCGGTGAACGATATTCGCGAGGCGGTGAAATCGCTGCGTGATGACCGCCGCAGTCTGAGTGAGGAAGTGGGCAAACTCGAAAGCCGCCTGGCGGAACTCAGCAAAGAGCTCAACACCATTCGCGAGGCGCAGGCCGGCCTGGAATCGCAGCTTGAAAAAGAAAAGCGCCGGCAGCAGGAGCTGCAGCGCCGCGAAGAGCGCATTAAAGCGGTGGAAACCATGTTTACGCCCGAGGAGGCGGTGGTGACGCGCGAAAACGACCGCCTGCGCATCCGTCTGATCGGTCTCGTCTTTCCCTCCGGCAAGGCGATCATCATGCCGGAATATTTCCCCCTGCTCACCAAGTTGCAGCGCGCCATTCGCGAGCTGCCGGATTGCTTCATTTCAGTCGAGGGGCACACCGATTCGCGCGGTGATGATGCCAACAACCAGCGCATCTCGACCGAGCGCGCGCTGTCGGTGCAGCAGTATCTCGTGGCCAACATGAATCTGCCGGCCAATCGCATTCAGGCGGTCGGCTTCGGCGAGAATTTCCCCATTGCCAGCAATGACTCCGAAGAGGGCCGTGCCCGCAATCGCCGCATTGAAGTGGTGTTGACCCTGCCGCAATGAGCCGGCGGCCGCCGCCCAAGCGACCGTTGCCTGCAACGGGAGCCGGAAATCTGTGATGGTCAAAGGGTGATCGTGAACGATCACCCTTTCTTTTGGGGGCCCACCCGTTGTCGAATACCGCCCGTGGCAGGTACAGCCCGGATTTTGCCCTGGTGTCGTTCATGGCCGCGGTGGACACTGATTGGATCACATCATTATTCCCCCGGGGTGGCGCACAAAAAATTTTACACCAGGCATGAGCTGTCGGATGCGCCGCCTCCCGCCTGCGTCAATTCAAATGAAAAACATCTGTCGTGTCTTCGGAGTGCCGTGCAATCGCGCGGGGACTTTCCGGCGAACCTTTTCATGCCTGCAGAATGACGCCGCGCCGAATTGCCGGTTTCGAGCGAAGGGAAGGCCGGGGTGCAAAATTCAGATATAACCTGCATTTTGCATGCGGGTTTGCTGTTCCCTGGAATAAACGGCGTGTTCACCAAGCTCCGCCAGTTATGCCGTTCGAAGTCAAGCAAGACTTTTTTCGAATGTGGAGCGGCCCGGACTGCGAAATTCGCCCGTTTGCCGAAGGCGTCACGGCTTCTCTCCCACGAAATGGCTTTTTCCGCGGGATTTCTGCTTTCGTGGGCGGATGGCTTGCGTTTGATCCTGACTCCGATGGTTGAGTCACTATTGGGCTGTAAACAGAGCGTTCCGAGCGGGGTGGTTGGGCGCTGCAAGCAAATCGACGTTTCTCGCGGAGGGGGCAATTTGGGTGCAAAATTCAGGTATAAACCACGACTCCAGGAACAGGGTGCAGGCTTACGCAGCCTCGCACCACAGCGGGTAAATCCCTGCTCAGCAAATGCCGCGGCAGGCAAGCCGGTGGTGTCGCGAGGTGAGAGTTGACAGGAGGGCCTGTCATTTCAAATCAGGAGAAGCATACATGTCAAAATCGCTTTGTGCTGGCTTTGTGCGTTCGGTGGCGCTGACGGTGGGACTGTTGGCAGGCGGGCTGGCCTGGCCTTTCGCGCACGCGCAGACGCTGATGGTCGAACCGCTGATGGTGGTGGAGAGTCCGGTCTTCTTTCTTTCTGATTTCGACATTGCCGGCGGCGGCAGTGCGGCGGAGCTGTTTCGCTTGACGATCACCAACGCAAGTGAAGTCGACAGCCGCGCCATGATCGCGTTGACGTTTCGCAAGGAGGGCAACCCCAACCCGATCGTACGTTCGCACACGAATCCTTTTGACATGCCGGCCGGCCGCGTACGGAACTTCACCTACCGTGATTTCCGCAGCAATGGCGAAAACGGGGATGTGACCATTGCGCGCTATGAGTATGATCCCAGCGCCGTGGACAATATCATCGACAACGTGCTGCGCAGCGGCCGGTTGCCGAATGGCCGCTACTTTCTGAATGTCAAGGTCTCCGAGCAGGCCGGTAAGGAGGGCATGGTGGAAATTTACAGCGAAGAAAAGGAACTGTTTGTTTCCAATTTGCCCTCGCTGGATTTGGTGTCGCCGGGGATGACCGCGGGCGGGCAGGAATGTCCGGCGGTCTTCACCAACCTGCCGCAGTTCAAGTGGGACTCGGAGGCGGAGACCTTTTTGCTGACGGTGTGCGAGCTGCTGCCCACCAACTCCGGGCCGCAGGATGTCATGCAGAATCCGCCGCGGTTGCGCCGGCGGCTGCAGCGCAATGTTGATTTCTTCGGCTCCCCCGCTTTTCAATATCCCTCCGAGGGTTTGCCGTTGCAGGAGGGTCGCACCTATTACTGGCAGGTCCATGCGCTGGTACCGACGCAAACCGGCGAACTCGAACTGCCCAGTCCGATTTGGTGTTTTCGCGTCAATGCGGTCGGCGGCAGTGAGAATGAACTGCTGCTGCAGCAACTGCTGTCCTTGCTGCAAAGCCTGGGACTGCAGGACATCAACCAGTTGTTCGAAACCGGCGGTCCGCTGGAGGGGTATCTGCCCAATGGCACCGTCACCCTGAATGGCAGACGCATCGACTTGAACGAGCTGATCGCGCAATTGCGCGCCAATGCCCGGCATCTGGGCAGTTATACAGTGGAATAATGACCCGACTCACGGATGCAACCATGAAATGTTCCGCAGTTTTTGGCGCCTTGGTGCTGCTGGTGTGCAGTATCGGCGTGGCGATCGCCCAGTCCGCCGCGGAGGTCGCGGTGGTGCTGAAGGCCAGGGGCAAAGTCGACGTCCAGCGTGCGCAGAGCCAGCCGGCGGAAAGCGCGCGGCAGGGCATGCGGCTGCACAGCGGCAACCTGCTGCGCACCGGCGAAGAATCGCTGGCCGCGCTGGTTTTCACCGATGACAAATCCATTCTCAAAGTCCGCTCCAACTCCAGGGTGGCGATCAAAGGCGCGCGGGAGCACAACAGCGTGATCAAAACAATCGGGCTGGAGTTCGGACAGCTTTGGGCCAGAGTAACGAAAAGCACCACACCGTTTCGCATTCAAACGCCCTCGGGCGTGGCGGCGGTCAAGGGCACCATCTTTTATTGCATGCTGGATGAAAGCGGCAGGATGTCGGTGATCTGCCTGGAGGGCGCCGTCGAGCTGGCGAACGCGCTGGGCAAAGTGCTGGTGCAGGCCGGCTATACCGGCACGGCGTTGAAGAATCAGGCGCCGGCCGCGCGACCTTCCCTGCCGGAGGAGATTCCCTCCTGGGGCAATGACGAGGGCAGCGGTGGCAGCTTCGAAATCGAATTCGAGGATGCCAGCGGGCAGAAGAAAAGGCTGAGAGTGACTTACGAGTAGATCCGGGCAGGCGGGTGAGCGGCAATCGGACCCCATCATCAAGCTTGTGAGGCGATATGAATTTTCATCTCCGAGGGCTGGCGATTTCCCTGGCGCTGTGCGTGGGTGCGGGCTGGGCATGGGCGAATGAGGGCGGTGCAGCACCGACCCGCCGGGAGCCGGAGATTGATCATATGCCGGTGACCTCGGCCCCCGCGGGCCGCAGTGTGCGCATCGAGGCGCAAATCAATGCGCCCGGGCGGTCGCTTATTTATGTGCGCGTCTATTACCGGCGGCCGGGGGAGAGCAATTTTCGTTTCGCCGATATG is a window from the candidate division KSB1 bacterium genome containing:
- a CDS encoding ATP-dependent DNA helicase; translated protein: MPGIHEILHKYFGHAAFRGQQETIIRHVLAGGHALVIMPTGMGKSLCYQIPALMPGGFVLVLSPLIALMKDQVDALVAKGIAAACLNSSLSRSEREARHAAIAAGAYCLLYVTPERFRKPEFLDVIRTRRVSLLAVDEAHCISQWGHDFRPDYSRVGEIRRLLGNPPTLALTATATPEVQQDIISQLGLSRDQIKLFHEGIARPNLHLAVRQVWGQEEKLEHLLAMSRRLPGNGICYFALIKTLQEFGGRLQSRGLTALQYHGDLDSAERRRVQNKFMQGENQLVLATNAFGMGIDKDNIRFVVHAEVPGSLEAYYQEIGRAGRDGQRSDCLLLYDEQDLLIQMDFLNWNNPDAAFYDRLYRLLLEDAEQVNACGPEGLKEKLHFKNRHDYRLETALGMLERYGVITGSLANKDLAVIGELPEELADQAWLDQKLKREQRRLYALVQYVKHQGCRKAFIHEYFGLKHADTCGACDWCLAATA
- a CDS encoding OmpA family protein; this encodes MPRFMLLWLALMLIVPGLLSTTQARQAQDEKVFQQIFGKTQERFGQAKSVQADILAPEAFGRALKKYNEAREDFRRGRALADINRKLGEISVDLDAAVKTANLGKVALEKVLRARDDALKAAAEQNAAEKFTLADKVFGEATRRLEGGDVNAAQKKGEEAEQLFREAELHAIKNSVIGSVRSQLVQARTARMDRLAPETYRKAEALLAEAEKILNTNRYAAGSAREKAEAAEYEVRHARHLAEQIQRVKVDETQWEKFLLSLEQKIASIAAALDFEPQFEQGLDKPVNDIREAVKSLRDDRRSLSEEVGKLESRLAELSKELNTIREAQAGLESQLEKEKRRQQELQRREERIKAVETMFTPEEAVVTRENDRLRIRLIGLVFPSGKAIIMPEYFPLLTKLQRAIRELPDCFISVEGHTDSRGDDANNQRISTERALSVQQYLVANMNLPANRIQAVGFGENFPIASNDSEEGRARNRRIEVVLTLPQ
- a CDS encoding NAD(P)/FAD-dependent oxidoreductase, yielding MERVDICIIGAGPAGIATAAALLKLRPAMRDHILLLEKDKHPRHKLCGGGLTPWVDQLLRDLDLTAPAPDFCVERVRFYLNDEPLLFEIPGLMRTIRRNEFDAALAECLRRKGVRLLENTAVLALHEKADGIIISTTRGDYHAGLVVGADGARSLVRRQFFRASPSRVSRLLEVLVPAAGAAAGEFESQTVVIDFRPMRQGLQGYVWDFPCWVNGMPHLNVGLFDSRVYDGQNSGRAHLPDLLARHLEARGFTPTTPLMGHPERWFHPADQFSRPRVLLAGEAAGIEPWLGEGISAALAYGQVAAEAIVHAFEARDFSLADYRRRILRHPLGRLLRRNRLIARLFYAPRFHALLPLFARVLHRYVTLKHRWTAAKEKGR
- a CDS encoding FecR family protein — encoded protein: MKCSAVFGALVLLVCSIGVAIAQSAAEVAVVLKARGKVDVQRAQSQPAESARQGMRLHSGNLLRTGEESLAALVFTDDKSILKVRSNSRVAIKGAREHNSVIKTIGLEFGQLWARVTKSTTPFRIQTPSGVAAVKGTIFYCMLDESGRMSVICLEGAVELANALGKVLVQAGYTGTALKNQAPAARPSLPEEIPSWGNDEGSGGSFEIEFEDASGQKKRLRVTYE